The genome window atggagtttagaaaaatagagggctatgggcaaccttAGGttatttctaagtaagtacatgttaggCACAGCATTGTTAGCCAAAGAGCCTgcattgtgcagtaggttttctatatttctatgcagCAGGTATTATTTGTCTATTGGAGCATTAGTAACAGCTATAGACTTACTGAGCCAGGCAACGTATGCAATGAAGTATTGGCAGCAGCGACACAAACACTGAGCTTTACATCTACATTTATTCAACAGATTACAGTGCACATCTTGATTTGGTTTTATTTCTGGTTAAATCATAGTCCCGGCAATAACAGCGATTAATATGCAAAAGTAGAGTTACTATGCATGTCCATTGCAGCCTGTGATATGAAAAAGAGAATCTCTCAGCCGAGGCTGTTTGCAGAACCGTTCATCGGTGTATAGGTATCAATGCATGATCAGTGGATGGTCAAACCTGCCCGAGGGGGTTAGGGATCTCATGATTTGATTGGATGAATTCGATGATATCAAAATCTTATTGTGACCTCTGATTGAAATTTGTAATTGGCGAGTTTCTGCGTCAATATATCTGATTTCGTGCTcatttgatgggaccctgtattCATTGAATTACCCACTCGATCCTTATTCTACTTCTAAAGATCAACAAATCCCTGGCACTAAATGATGGCGCCTGCTAAATCTGaagcccggattggggagcaggtTCCTCAAGTGGAATGGACGCAGAGGGTGACTCCGCTGTACAGCTCCCAGAAGTGGCAGTTGTTGGGAAAATTCTTGTGGTTCCACAGGTCTTTGTAGCGCCTGACTGCGTGGACCACAAAGGTGGGTGGCAGATTGCTGGAGATGAATTCAACCACTTCTCTCGCATCGCTCCAGCTGTCTTTTCCTTGCATCAACTGCCCGATGCGGGTCTCATCAATGGGCTTTGGGTCGGTGCTGTAGGAGACAACAACGTTAACATTATTAAGCCTAAAGAATTGAAAACGGTTCGGGCCAGTAACGCAATGATTGTCAAACCCAGAGACGGGGTCATAGACTCGCACTGACCAACGGACCCAGTCATACTTGTCCGTTAGCGCCTCAATGATAAACGTTGCGCACGCTTTGTTATCTCTCTCGCCCTTCTCcttcaccagcttctcaacatctATCTCCGCCTGCTGCGCAAACCCATTGATGCAGCGATCTATCATGGCTTTCATCTTGCCCTCGACTTTGATCAATTTCTCGTCCCATTCTCTTTTCAGCGCCTCGACGTCGTTCCCAGTGACGGCGGCGTGTCCCAGCAGGGCGATCAGGCCGATACAGAAGAGCTCCTTCAGACGGGCGCAGAGACTCTCCATCAGGCGCCGGTTCCTCTGGTCGTAGTTCATGGCGGTCTCCAGGATGGGTTTGCCAAAGACAGCAGAGAAACCCATCACCGCATCATAAAGAGTGTGGAGGTTCTGGTCTCCCTTGGTCACGTTGAAATGCGTCAGGAACTCTTCCTTCTCCTTCTGCTGGAACTCTGGCGCTGCGTTGAGGATGTCCATGTACTTCCGGAACTGGTTCTTGAGGTTTTCCTCAATGGGGAAATACTGGTTGTTGATAGTGCTTCTCTCAATCTCCCAGAGCACCTGCTTGACCTGCTCGGAGATTATATCCAGGTCGTTCCTGACGGTCTGGAATTGTTCCTTCATGTATTTCAGTTCATCGCTCTCCCGTTTGCCTAACACCAGCTTCAGAATGGCTCCGGCTACCTGGAAGATGGGCTTCAGCACCCCAGCCACACTAGCGAATCGGGCCCTGTCCTGGAATACTTTCATCGCAGCCTCTGCATCCTGCATGTTAGCCCTGAGCTCCGCTGCGGCGCGCTCCAGGTCCTCGCTGGTTCCCATATTCCGCCTGGATTACTGGAATCAAGATCTGATGTTCACCGCACCACTGCTGAAAATCAACACAACACAAGGACAAATATATTAATATGTGTCCGGGAATCAGCGGGACATTTCATTGCCGGGGAAAGATTAAGCATAAAATCAGGAGCGACAAATAAGGTTCTGGGGGAACTCCAAGGGTCGAAGAGTATTTGTGCGGGGAATGAAATTGTCGAAGTTTCGTGTCGAGAACACACAGCTGGACTGAGAGATGGACGGTTAAGATCCAGTATAACGAAGGAAAGAGTCGGCGTAAGGAGCTGACAAGCGGGGGAGTAGCAATAGTTCGGTGTAGGAGAGCAGAATGGCAATGGCGTCAGAAGTGTAAATCAAAGCAAAAGCGAACGAGGAAGAGTGTATCCGAATGAGTAGCCAGGTCAATGAGGGGAGAAGGTTTCATTTATGTCGCCGTTCTGGACAGTGCGAGTGACAGCACCGAAAAAGGCCATTTGCTATCGAGTCAGCGCCGACCACCAACACCCTGTTCAGACCGATACAGCCCGAAATCGTTTCTTCGGCGGCACAGCGAGTGAACCAGAGAGCCAGGTTCAATCCTGCTTCCCGTTGCTGTCTGTGTGCAATgttcacattctccctgtgaccacctggATTTCCcgatccttcccacatcccaaatgcTCGCGGGGTGAGTGCTCCAATTGCTCGCCATAAATTGCCCTCAGTGTGTAAACGAGGGTTAGAATATTGTAcagaagatgatgacaggcataaatggagtggacaaccagagacatttttctcagggtggaaatggctaataccaggggcatAGTATGAtagcaatatgattgagttcaacttgaaatttgacagggggaaAGTCTGATGCAACGGTATTTCAgtagagtaagggaaattacagcggCGTGAGAGAGGAAtgggccaaagtaaattggaaggagctgctggcagtgacgtcagcagagcagcaatggcgtgcgtttctggggaaaatgaggaaagtACAGTAAATATGtattccaaagatgaagaaatactcaaatggtaaaatagcacAAACATGGCTGACAATGTTAGTCATAGAAACacacaaaacctacagcacaatataagcccttcggcccacaatgctgtactgaacatgtacttactatataaattacctagggttacccatagccctctatttttctaagctccatgtacctatacaggagtcccttaaaagaccctaatgtatccacccccaccaccatcgccggcgtcccattccactcaccaatctctgtgtaaaaagttacctctgacatctcctctgtacctacttccaagcacattaagcCTGTGTGttattgtggcaaccatttcagccctgggaaaaagcctctgactattgacatgatcaatgcctctcatcatcttgtacatttctatcaggtcacctctcatcctccattcctccaaggagaaaaggccaagttcactcaacctattttcttaAGGCATGTTcccaaatccaggcaaaatccttgtaaatcagctctgcaccctttctatagtttccacatccttcatgtagtgaggtgaccagaactgagcacagtactccaagtggagcctGGCCAAGgccctataaagctgtaacactacctctcagctcttaaactcaatcccatgtttgatgaaggccaatacaccatatgccttcttaaccacacagtcaacttgtgcagcagatttgagtgtcctatggacttggaccccaagatccctctgatccttcacactgccaagcatcttaccatattctgccatcatatttgacctaccaaaatgaaccacctcacactgatctgggttgaactccatctgccactactcagcccaattttacatcctatcaatgtcccgttgtaatctTTGACAGCCgttcactctatccacaacacccccaacctttgtgtcatcagaaattgCTAAAGCCATGTACTCTTTGCCTCTGTGaacaagtcaattctggatccaggAAGCAAGGTCcacttggattccatgcctctttactttctcaaaagCTTTgaatggtgtaccttatcaaatgccttgctgaaatccatatacatttattgttctactttcatcaatgtgcttagtcacatcctcaaaaaatacatCATATTATGgctctccaaatgttcttaaatcctgcctctcaggatctgctccatcaacttgccaaccactgaagtaagactcactagtctataatttcctgggctatctctactccctttcttgaataagggaacaccatctgcaaccctccaatcctctggaacttttCCCATCCCTATttggaccagttagcctgacttcgtggttgggaagatgttagggtcaattgttaaagatgaggtgatggagtacttggtgacacaggagaaGAAGTTGGATTGATAAAGGGGATTCAGTGGATGTttttgtatttggattttcagaaggcctttgacaaggtgccacacatgaggctgcttaccacgttaagagcccatagtattacaggaaaattactaacatggttagtgcattggctgattggtaggagacagtgaGTTGGAATAAAAGGATGCTTTTCTGGGTGGCTTCCAGTAACTAGCGGGGTTCCGTAGAGGTcgggtgttgggaccgcttctttttatgctgtatataaatgatttaaatgatgaaagagatggctttgttgccaggtttgcagatgatatgaagattggtggaggagcaggtagtgttgaggaagcaggtaggatgtagaaggacttagtcagattaggagaatgggcaagaaaatggcaaatgaaatacaatgtgggaAAATGCATTGTCAAGCTtgttggtagtagaaataaatgtgtggtctATTTtccaaacggggagaaaatccaggaatctgagatgcagagtgactcgggagtccttgtgcagaacaggctgaaggttaacttgctggttggGTCGGCTTTCATttgaagaggtctagaatacaggagcaaggatgtgatgctgaggctttataaggcactggtgaggcctcaccttgagtattgtgaacagttttgggcccttccacttagaaaagatgtgccggcattggagagggccgagaggaggttcacaaggatgattccaggaattaaagggttatcataggaggaatgtttgatgtctctgggtctgtacacGCTGGGATTCAGAAagattgggggagggggatctcattgaaacctttggaatgttgaaaggcctagacagagtagatgtggaaaggatggtcccatggtgggagagtctaggacaagagggcacagcctcaggacagaggggcacactttcaaaacagagatgcagaaaaatttctttagccaaaggatggtgaaattgtggaatttgttgccacttgcagctgtggaggccaggtcgttgtatgtttttaaggcagagatttctAAGTTCTTGATTgttcatggcatcaaaggttacaggcagaaggcCGGGAACTCAGGTTGAGGAAGAGAAGAGAAaggtatcagccatgattgaatggcggagcagactcaatggcctaattctgctcgatGTCATATAGTCTTATAACtttaagttgattggaggaatgtatgttggggggggggggggacgtagAGGAGTGGTGGATGCGTTTAATGCCCTGTCAGGGATGATGGTACAGACGGATacaatacattagagacattcaATAAGCACTTGGATAGGTTGATAGATAAATGCGGAAGGGCTCAGTGAGTTGAATGAGTAGCGAGTGGTGAAGCCATGATATCTCCGCCTCAGCTACCAACCCCACCCATCTGCCTTTCGCAAAGCAGGAGGCAGCAATACTGTACCGGTGCACTGATAGAATTGTCACGGGACACCGTTCGAGCCTGTGAGTGCCACTCCAGACCAAAGAGCTTGCTCCCATCCCACGCTCCCTCTACCCTCCTCTCAATTATACCTCTCCAGTGCCGATCCAAACCCCAGCAAAAGCCCCGAGTGTCACCAGAAGATCGGCGCTCCCGTTATCACACACCTCATCCACAGTAACCCACCGTACGTACGTTGCGTTGTCTTGGTGGCTCCTGTATATCAGCTCTGGGCTGCTCCTTCTGCCGTCTCTTTCCTGATCCTTCAAGAACTCTGCGCTCCCCAGTTCCTCCGAAGGCTTAAGTACGCTTGCACCACCCTGCTGGTGCGGTACAGATGAGGCAGTGACCTTTCCTCCTGATTCCTCCAGCCCGGGACACGTCCTGTCCTCGATCCGGCAGTACAAACTGGGCGGAGGGTTTATGACAGCGCTGTAAACAATCGCAATGAAATGGGCGTTGACACGGAGACCAGGGACGTTAACCCTACTGCCTGAGCCGTTCTTATCTCTTGCTCCCTCTCTGCCAGGAACTTGTGAGTGGATTGCAATGGCTCAGCAAAGGTTAGAGAGCTCTCCTTAGAGCGTCCCTTCCGAACCGCTGATGTCTACAAGCCACCACAAAGTGCAGGACGAAcctaacagatcaggcagcacttgTGAAGGGGAATAAGCAGagggcgtttcgggccgaggctcCTCATcgagaatggaaaggaaggggaagacatCATAGTAAGAAGGTGTGGGATGAGAGGGTCGGGAAGAAGTACAGCTGATAGGTGAGAGCTGTGAGAGGGAATTTTGGTAGGTGGAGGAAGAGGATAAAAtgagaaactggaaggtgatgACAGGGTAAGGTGAAGAGCAGGAgatggaatttgataggagaggaaagtggaccatgtaGGAACGGGAAGGAGGAGACCACCAGGGTGAGATGAGGGGCAGTGAGCAGAAGGGAAAGGgtgagaggagagccagaatTGAGAATTGAAAATGAAGTGGCGGGGGGAAAGTTACTGCAggttagagaattcaatgtttaTGTCGTCAAGGTGAAGGCTATCCCTATGAAATATCAGATGCTGTTCCTCCTTGGTGTGTACTCATTCCATACCCTCACGTTCTTATTCTGGCTTGTGTGTTTTTCTGGGTTTCCAGGAGttccagaatttcttgtgttgacGGATACCAGCAATAGGGGTAAAGAAACACAAGGAAAGGTCCACTATCAagccacacaccatcctgacttgaaaATGTATCGCTGATCCTTCATGGTTTTGGGTCAAAATTCCTAACATCCCGTCCCATTGCTATTACAGTACCACACCTCAATGACTATAATGATTGAATAAGGTAGCGCACCAACAATCTCTCAGGGGCAAGTAGAGTTGTGTAATTAAGTACAGTATCTGCTTGTGAAGCCCACATCCCCTGAataaatactatatatatataccaaGAGTGGTTGGCAATTATTAGTAAGGAAGGCGCTTGGAGACTGGGTGAAGGAGAAGTGAACACAAGGGGGAAGAGTAAATCTGTCCCACCAGACATCAACCTTTGACATCATCAGTGCTGAAGGATACCAGGAAAACATGTGAGCTTCT of Hypanus sabinus isolate sHypSab1 chromosome 6, sHypSab1.hap1, whole genome shotgun sequence contains these proteins:
- the LOC132394944 gene encoding protein rapunzel-like, with translation MGTSEDLERAAAELRANMQDAEAAMKVFQDRARFASVAGVLKPIFQVAGAILKLVLGKRESDELKYMKEQFQTVRNDLDIISEQVKQVLWEIERSTINNQYFPIEENLKNQFRKYMDILNAAPEFQQKEKEEFLTHFNVTKGDQNLHTLYDAVMGFSAVFGKPILETAMNYDQRNRRLMESLCARLKELFCIGLIALLGHAAVTGNDVEALKREWDEKLIKVEGKMKAMIDRCINGFAQQAEIDVEKLVKEKGERDNKACATFIIEALTDKYDWVRWSVRVYDPVSGFDNHCVTGPNRFQFFRLNNVNVVVSYSTDPKPIDETRIGQLMQGKDSWSDAREVVEFISSNLPPTFVVHAVRRYKDLWNHKNFPNNCHFWELYSGVTLCVHST